CCCTTCGGCAGGCCGGACTCCGGGCCCACGTAGGCCACGCGTCCGTCCTTCACGCCAATGCCCGCTCCCGGGCGCGGGGTGAGGGCTGCTTCCGCGGGCTCGCGGTGGGTGCCCTCCACGGTGAGCACCTCGGAGGTGTTGCGCACCCACAGGTCCAGGGCTTCCATGCTCAGCGTCCTCCGCGTGCGCCCATGACAGGCGCGTTCCAACGGGTGTCACCCGAGTGCGCCCGGCCGAAGCCGCCGGACAGCTCCAGCTTCGTGCGCGTCTCGCCGAACTTGAGCTGCGCCGCCACCACGGCGCCGTAGAAGTGCGTCGTCACCTGCGAGCCGGGGTTCACCAGCGACTGCTGCACGCTGTAGAACGGCACCAGGCCCAGCGACATGCCGGGCTCCGGCTGCACGGTGAAGGAGCAGGTGGCCTCCACGCCGAACAGGCTGCTGGTGCTGTCCGTCTCACCCAGCCCGAAGTCGGACGCGCCCCGGATGGAGAGGGCCGGCGCCAGGCCCACCTTCTCCGAGCCGATGTAATACGACATGCCCGAGTACACGCCGTAGGCGGGCACCGGCAGGCCGACGAACTCGCCCTGCAGGCCCACGTGCCACGACAGCCGGTCACTCACGGGCACCGTCACCGAGCCGTCGATGTCGATGCCCCACTGTTCGTTCTGGAAGGGCTTCGCGTCCCCCTGGAAGGTGCCGTTCTCCCCGCGCTCCGACAGCTGCGGAGCGTTGAGGCGGGGGCCGGCGCGCAGGCCCAGCTGGAAGAAGTTCCGCTCGGGCACGCCCGGGCCCAGGCGCATCACCATGGGCCCGGCGGTGGTGGGCGTGCAGCCCGCGAGCACACCCATCACCGCGGTCATCACGAAGGGTCGGACGCGTCGTGGCATCCGCCGCACTCTAGGCGGTGAGGCCGGGGATGCGCACGCCCCGCTCCTTCGCCACGTCGATGGCCTCCGGGTAGCCCGCGTCCGCGTGGCGCAGCACGCCCATGCCGGGGTCGGACGTGAGGACGCGCTCGATGCGGCGCGCGGCCTCCGGCGTGCCGTCCGCGACGATGACCTGGCCCGCGTGCAGCGAGTAGCCCATGCCCACGCCGCCGCCGTGGTGGAACGACACCCACGAGGCGCCGTTCACCGCGTTCACCAGCGCGTTGAGGATGGGCCAGTCCGCCACCGCGTCCGAGCCGTCCTTCATGGCCTCCGTCTCGCGGTTGGGGGACGCGACGCTGCCGCAGTCCAGGTGGTCGCGGCCAATCACGATGGGCGCCTTCACCTCGCCCTTGCGGACCAGCTCGTTGAACGCGAGGCCCGCCTTGGCGCGCTCGCCGTAGCCCAGCCAGCAGATGCGCGCGGGCAGGCCCTGGAACGCCACGCGCTCCTGGGCCATGTCCAGCCAGCGGTTGAGCGACGCCTTCTGGGGGAAGAGCTCGCGCACCGCGCGGTCCGTGCGGCGGATGTCCTCCGGGTCGCCGGACAGCGCCACCCAGCGGAAGGGCCCCAGGCCCTCGCAGAACAGCGGGCGGATGTACGCGGGCACGAAGCCGGGGAACTCGAAGGCGTTCTCCATGCCGCCCACCTTCGCCTGGCCGCGCAGGTTGTTGCCGTAGTCGAAGACGTGGCTGCCGGCGGCCTGGAAGTCGTTCATGGCCTGCACGTGCATGATCATCGACTCGCGGGCGCGCTTCACGTAGCCCTCCGGGTCGCGCTTGCGCAGCTCCGCGGCGGCCTCCAGTGACAGGTCCGTGGGGATGTAGCCGTTAAGCGGATCATGCGCGCTCGTCTGATCCGTGACGAGGTCCGGCTTGATGCCGCGCTTGTACAGCTCCCGGAACACCGACGCCGCGTTGCCGATGATGGCGATGGAGCGGCCCACGCGCTTCTGTTGCGCGTCCTTCGCCAGGGCCAGCGCCTCATCCAGGTCCTTGGCGACGACGTCCAGGTAGCGCGTCTCCACGCGGCGCTGGGCGCGGTGCGGATCGATTTCGACGCCCAGGAACACGGCGTTGTTCATGGTCGCGGCCAGGGGCTGTGCGCCGCCCATGCCGCCAAGGCCACCGGAGAGGATGAGGCGGCCGGCCAGGTCCTCGCTGCCGAAGTGGAAGCGGCCCGCGGCGGCGAAGGTCTCGTAGGTGCCCTGCAGGATGCCCTGCGTGCCGATGTAGATCCACGAGCCGGCCGTCATCTGGCCGTACATCATCAGGCCCTTCTTCTCCAGCTCGTGGAAGTGCTCCCAGTTGGCCCAGTGGCCCACGAGGTTGGAGTTGGCGATGAGCACGCGCGGCGCGTCCGGGTGCGTGCGCAGGATGCCCACGGGCTTGCCGGACTGCACGAGCAGCGTCTCGTCGTCGGTGAGGCTCTGGAGGCTGGAAACGATGCGGTCGAAGGACGGCCAGTCCCGGGCGGCCTTGCCGGTGCCGCCGTAGACGACCAGGTCTCCGGGCTGCTCGGCCACTTCCGGGTCGAGGTTGTTCATCAGCATCCGGAGCGCGGCCTCCTGCACCCAGCCCTTGCAGGAGAGGGTGGTGCCGCGAGAGGCGCGGATGATGCGGGACATGCGGAAGACTCCTGGAAAGGGGGCGCCAGGAAGGGGCGCTCGGGGCGGGCA
This DNA window, taken from Corallococcus coralloides DSM 2259, encodes the following:
- the hutU gene encoding urocanate hydratase; the protein is MSRIIRASRGTTLSCKGWVQEAALRMLMNNLDPEVAEQPGDLVVYGGTGKAARDWPSFDRIVSSLQSLTDDETLLVQSGKPVGILRTHPDAPRVLIANSNLVGHWANWEHFHELEKKGLMMYGQMTAGSWIYIGTQGILQGTYETFAAAGRFHFGSEDLAGRLILSGGLGGMGGAQPLAATMNNAVFLGVEIDPHRAQRRVETRYLDVVAKDLDEALALAKDAQQKRVGRSIAIIGNAASVFRELYKRGIKPDLVTDQTSAHDPLNGYIPTDLSLEAAAELRKRDPEGYVKRARESMIMHVQAMNDFQAAGSHVFDYGNNLRGQAKVGGMENAFEFPGFVPAYIRPLFCEGLGPFRWVALSGDPEDIRRTDRAVRELFPQKASLNRWLDMAQERVAFQGLPARICWLGYGERAKAGLAFNELVRKGEVKAPIVIGRDHLDCGSVASPNRETEAMKDGSDAVADWPILNALVNAVNGASWVSFHHGGGVGMGYSLHAGQVIVADGTPEAARRIERVLTSDPGMGVLRHADAGYPEAIDVAKERGVRIPGLTA